The following are from one region of the Nocardia terpenica genome:
- a CDS encoding TetR/AcrR family transcriptional regulator — MYAGQPVEDRQRQRRARFLESGLTVFARDGYANSSVGAICKDAGLSSRQFYEEFTGRESLLLELYEQIDRESREAVAATLADHADQSAVEIIDAAIRAYVESIGRDPRKARVALVEVVGAGPKVEKFRLELRRAWGSLLASAAEDAALHGEIPPGDYEMRVLAIIGAVNYVVDAWSGALPRPELDDVIRVLRRVIIGAVSA, encoded by the coding sequence ATGTACGCCGGGCAGCCCGTAGAAGACCGGCAACGGCAGCGACGTGCGCGTTTTCTGGAGTCCGGCCTCACGGTGTTCGCGAGAGACGGCTATGCCAACAGCTCCGTGGGTGCCATCTGTAAAGATGCCGGACTCTCTTCTCGGCAGTTCTACGAGGAGTTCACCGGGCGCGAATCGCTGCTGCTCGAGCTCTATGAACAGATCGATCGAGAATCGCGGGAAGCGGTGGCGGCCACATTGGCCGATCACGCCGATCAGAGCGCGGTCGAGATCATCGACGCGGCCATAAGGGCTTATGTCGAATCCATCGGACGCGATCCGCGCAAGGCGCGCGTAGCGCTCGTCGAGGTGGTCGGCGCGGGTCCCAAGGTTGAGAAATTCCGATTGGAATTGCGACGTGCCTGGGGATCGCTATTGGCCAGCGCCGCCGAGGACGCCGCGCTACACGGAGAAATCCCGCCCGGCGACTACGAGATGCGGGTGCTGGCGATCATCGGCGCGGTGAACTATGTGGTCGACGCCTGGAGCGGTGCGCTACCGCGTCCCGAGCTCGACGACGTGATCCGGGTGCTGCGCCGGGTGATAATCGGCGCGGTGAGCGCCTAG
- a CDS encoding alpha/beta hydrolase family protein, with protein METVPIQVPDGSTIPVRLWAARGPHARAISADAPRAVIVIVPGLGVPGAFYGDVARELAGRGFDVAVGELRGNGDSRPAPSASSTYGYHELVSVDFPAMFEVVRARFPASTPYLLGHSMGGQLAVMYAARVRGRLGGLILIASGTPYFRGYGGIARPAMLIAPAAVSLTANLAGFWPGDRITAGGFGRQSKVLISDWARLARTGRFAPAGADIDYDERIARLRLPVLSITVEGDDLTPRGSARHLLEKLPEARITTWHQPEALGHNGWITEPGSTVDRIEKWVRDS; from the coding sequence ATGGAGACTGTTCCGATCCAGGTGCCGGACGGATCCACCATTCCGGTCCGACTGTGGGCGGCGCGCGGGCCGCATGCGCGCGCGATCAGTGCGGATGCGCCGCGGGCGGTGATCGTGATCGTGCCGGGGCTCGGGGTGCCGGGCGCGTTCTACGGCGACGTGGCTCGCGAGTTGGCCGGGCGGGGGTTCGATGTCGCGGTCGGGGAGCTGCGCGGCAACGGCGACAGTCGGCCCGCGCCGAGCGCTTCCAGCACCTACGGCTATCACGAGCTGGTGTCGGTGGATTTCCCCGCGATGTTCGAGGTGGTGCGCGCGCGGTTTCCCGCCAGCACACCGTATCTGCTGGGGCACAGCATGGGTGGGCAGCTCGCCGTCATGTACGCCGCGCGCGTGCGCGGACGGCTGGGCGGGCTGATCCTGATCGCCTCCGGCACACCGTATTTCCGCGGATACGGCGGTATCGCCCGCCCTGCCATGCTGATCGCCCCGGCCGCCGTCTCGCTGACCGCGAATCTGGCGGGTTTCTGGCCCGGCGACCGGATCACCGCGGGCGGGTTCGGCCGCCAGTCGAAGGTGCTCATCTCCGACTGGGCGCGCCTGGCCCGCACCGGCCGCTTCGCCCCGGCCGGTGCCGATATCGACTACGACGAGCGCATCGCGCGGCTGCGGCTGCCGGTGCTGTCGATCACCGTCGAGGGCGACGATCTCACCCCGCGCGGGTCGGCAAGGCATCTGCTGGAGAAGCTGCCCGAGGCCCGCATCACCACCTGGCACCAGCCGGAGGCGTTGGGGCACAACGGCTGGATCACCGAGCCGGGGTCGACCGTGGATCGGATCGAGAAGTGGGTGCGGGACAGTTGA
- a CDS encoding NAD-binding protein, protein MNVAAGHGSAPGFVVCGDNPLVYQLARELDDRFPDALVTVVLPHLDCTFLPQLQQLEGVRILSAARLDEATLRAAGIEHARALALLDQADVDNFHAALRAQELNPQIRLVIRMFNTGLGFRVRKLFADCVVLSISEMAAPSFIAAALGERTLDYLRLGDRTLYVASAGDPAPERVVCGLSDGPEPDGITLRPRSAPTDRVLALAARVPYSPGTPRRWLSLARYLVRHELIRLLLGLLGLIAVGCCVLVGIGNGWGTAVYETMLDAAGAAAPEPDKQPLFKALQLLITFTGLAMTPVITALVVGGVLRAQLAASGSPDPARYENHVVVAGLGNVGMRVMEQLSDLGVRVVGLDVDENARGIVLANTLGVPVVIGQATWEDTLRAAGVPRARALVLVTSNDAVNLEAAMLGQSYRDDLRVVLRLSDDDLAERVQRSLTDKVVVRSVFQLSAEGFAAAMAERRVIATLSVNHSTLMVAEVPVEHGSALAGKQIDAVVLPEHTRVIALQRELGAELQWRPAPETTLAQGNQPVVVTTRTGLQELLARSAGSSEGGATAVAAAPV, encoded by the coding sequence GTGAATGTCGCGGCGGGGCACGGTTCGGCTCCCGGTTTCGTTGTCTGCGGGGACAATCCGCTCGTCTATCAGCTGGCGCGGGAACTCGACGACAGGTTTCCCGACGCGCTCGTAACCGTGGTGCTGCCCCACCTCGACTGCACGTTTCTCCCGCAGTTGCAGCAGCTCGAGGGGGTGCGGATCCTGTCGGCCGCGCGTCTGGACGAGGCGACGCTGCGGGCGGCCGGGATCGAGCACGCGCGGGCGCTGGCCCTGCTCGATCAGGCCGACGTGGACAACTTCCACGCCGCGCTGCGGGCGCAGGAGCTCAATCCGCAGATCCGGCTGGTGATCCGAATGTTCAACACCGGCTTGGGGTTTCGGGTCCGGAAGCTGTTCGCCGACTGCGTGGTGCTGTCCATCTCGGAGATGGCGGCGCCGTCGTTCATCGCGGCCGCGCTCGGCGAGCGCACCCTGGACTACCTGCGCCTGGGTGACCGCACACTGTATGTCGCGAGCGCCGGGGACCCGGCCCCGGAGCGGGTGGTGTGCGGCCTGTCGGACGGGCCCGAGCCGGACGGCATCACGCTGCGCCCGCGCTCGGCGCCCACCGACCGGGTGCTGGCGCTGGCGGCCCGGGTGCCGTATTCGCCCGGTACCCCGCGGCGCTGGCTGAGCCTGGCCCGATATCTGGTGCGGCACGAGCTGATTCGGCTGCTGCTCGGCCTGCTCGGGCTGATCGCGGTCGGCTGCTGCGTGCTGGTGGGGATCGGAAACGGTTGGGGCACGGCGGTCTACGAGACGATGCTGGACGCGGCGGGTGCCGCGGCGCCGGAACCGGACAAGCAGCCGCTGTTCAAGGCGCTCCAGTTGCTGATCACCTTCACCGGCCTGGCGATGACCCCCGTGATCACGGCGCTGGTGGTGGGCGGGGTGCTGCGTGCCCAGCTGGCCGCCTCCGGCAGTCCCGATCCGGCCCGATACGAGAACCACGTCGTGGTGGCCGGGCTCGGCAATGTGGGCATGCGCGTCATGGAGCAGCTCAGCGATCTGGGCGTGCGGGTGGTCGGGCTGGACGTGGACGAGAACGCGCGCGGCATCGTGCTCGCCAATACCCTCGGCGTTCCGGTCGTGATCGGGCAGGCCACCTGGGAAGACACGCTGCGCGCCGCCGGGGTGCCGCGGGCGCGGGCGCTGGTGCTGGTCACCAGTAACGACGCGGTCAATCTGGAGGCGGCCATGCTGGGCCAGTCCTACCGCGACGACCTGCGCGTGGTGCTGCGGCTGTCCGACGACGACCTCGCCGAGCGGGTGCAGCGCAGCCTGACCGACAAGGTGGTGGTGCGCAGCGTGTTCCAGCTGTCGGCGGAGGGTTTCGCCGCGGCCATGGCCGAGCGCCGGGTGATCGCCACGCTGTCGGTGAATCACTCCACCCTGATGGTCGCCGAGGTTCCGGTGGAGCACGGCTCGGCCCTGGCGGGCAAGCAGATCGACGCCGTGGTGCTCCCGGAGCACACCCGGGTGATCGCCCTGCAACGCGAGCTGGGTGCGGAGCTGCAATGGCGGCCCGCCCCGGAAACCACGCTGGCACAGGGCAATCAGCCGGTCGTGGTGACGACCAGGACGGGGTTGCAGGAGCTGCTGGCCCGGAGCGCGGGTTCCAGCGAAGGCGGTGCAACCGCCGTGGCGGCCGCTCCGGTGTAG
- the groL gene encoding chaperonin GroEL (60 kDa chaperone family; promotes refolding of misfolded polypeptides especially under stressful conditions; forms two stacked rings of heptamers to form a barrel-shaped 14mer; ends can be capped by GroES; misfolded proteins enter the barrel where they are refolded when GroES binds), whose protein sequence is MAKTIAYDEEARRGLERGLNSLADAVKVTLGPKGRNVVLEKKWGAPTITNDGVSIAKEIELEDPYEKIGAELVKEVAKKTDDVAGDGTTTATVLAQALVREGLRNVAAGANPLGLKRGIEKAVEAVTNRLLGSAKEVETKEQIAASAAISAGDQSIGDLIAEAMDKVGKEGVITVEESNTFGLQLELTEGMRFDKGYISGYFVTDPERQEAVLEDPYILLVGSKISTVKDLLPLLEKVIQAGKPLLIIAEDVEGEALSTLVVNKIRGTFKSVAVKAPGFGDRRKAQLADIAILTGGEVISEELGLSLETATLDLLGQARKVVVTKDETTIVDGAGDAEGIQGRVAQIRTEIENSDSDYDREKLQERLAKLAGGVAVIKAGAATEVELKERKHRIEDAVRNAKAAVEEGIVAGGGVALLQSAPALEDLKLSGDEATGANIVKVALSAPLKQIAFNAGLEPGVVAEKVASLPQGQGLNAETGDYEDLLAAGVADPVKVTRSALQNAASIAALFLTTEAVVADKPEKAAPAADPTGGMGGMDF, encoded by the coding sequence ATGGCCAAGACAATTGCGTACGACGAAGAGGCCCGCCGCGGTCTCGAGCGTGGCCTCAACAGCCTCGCCGACGCTGTCAAGGTGACGCTGGGCCCCAAGGGTCGCAACGTCGTGCTCGAGAAGAAGTGGGGCGCCCCCACCATCACCAACGACGGCGTTTCCATCGCCAAGGAGATCGAGCTCGAGGATCCCTACGAGAAGATCGGCGCCGAGCTGGTCAAGGAAGTCGCCAAGAAGACCGACGACGTCGCGGGCGACGGCACCACCACCGCCACCGTGCTGGCCCAGGCGCTCGTGCGCGAGGGTCTGCGCAACGTTGCGGCCGGCGCCAACCCGCTGGGCCTCAAGCGCGGCATCGAGAAGGCCGTCGAGGCCGTCACCAACCGTCTGCTCGGCTCGGCCAAGGAGGTCGAGACCAAGGAGCAGATCGCCGCTTCCGCCGCCATCTCCGCCGGCGACCAGTCCATCGGTGACCTGATCGCCGAGGCCATGGACAAGGTCGGCAAGGAAGGCGTCATCACCGTCGAGGAGAGCAACACCTTCGGCCTCCAGCTGGAGCTGACCGAGGGCATGCGCTTCGACAAGGGCTACATCTCGGGCTACTTCGTCACCGACCCGGAGCGTCAGGAAGCGGTCCTCGAGGATCCGTACATCCTGCTGGTCGGCTCGAAGATCTCGACCGTCAAGGACCTGCTGCCGCTGCTGGAGAAGGTCATCCAGGCCGGCAAGCCGCTGCTGATCATCGCCGAGGACGTCGAGGGCGAGGCCCTGTCGACCCTGGTCGTGAACAAGATCCGCGGCACCTTCAAGTCCGTCGCCGTGAAGGCCCCGGGCTTCGGTGACCGCCGCAAGGCGCAGCTCGCCGACATCGCCATCCTGACCGGCGGTGAGGTCATCAGCGAGGAGCTGGGCCTGTCGCTGGAGACCGCCACCCTGGACCTGCTGGGCCAGGCCCGCAAGGTGGTCGTCACCAAGGACGAGACCACGATCGTCGACGGTGCGGGCGATGCCGAGGGTATCCAGGGCCGCGTGGCGCAGATCCGCACCGAGATCGAGAACTCCGACTCGGACTACGACCGCGAGAAGCTGCAGGAGCGCCTGGCCAAGCTGGCCGGCGGTGTTGCGGTGATCAAGGCCGGCGCCGCCACCGAGGTGGAGCTCAAGGAGCGCAAGCACCGCATCGAGGACGCGGTGCGCAACGCCAAGGCCGCCGTCGAGGAGGGCATCGTCGCCGGTGGTGGCGTGGCTCTGCTGCAGTCGGCCCCCGCGCTGGAGGACCTGAAGCTGTCCGGTGACGAGGCCACCGGCGCGAACATCGTGAAGGTGGCGCTGAGCGCGCCGCTGAAGCAGATCGCGTTCAACGCCGGCCTCGAGCCCGGCGTGGTGGCCGAGAAGGTCGCGAGCCTGCCGCAGGGCCAGGGCCTCAACGCCGAGACCGGCGACTACGAGGACCTGCTGGCGGCCGGCGTCGCCGACCCGGTGAAGGTGACCCGCTCCGCGCTGCAGAACGCGGCGTCGATCGCGGCCCTGTTCCTCACCACCGAGGCCGTCGTCGCCGACAAGCCGGAGAAGGCGGCCCCCGCGGCCGACCCGACCGGCGGCATGGGCGGCATGGACTTCTGA